Genomic DNA from Streptomyces sp. NBC_01571:
CGGTGCCGTCGGTCGCCAGGATCGACTGGCTGGTCTCGATCTGGATCTCGAAGCCGATCCGCCCGGGGGTGAGACCGCGCGCCTTCTCGAACTCCTCCAGCAGCCGCACCATCGCGGTGACCTGCTCCGCGTACGTCACCTTGGGGAGGGTGAGGACCAGCCCGTCGGGCAGGCCGCCCGCGTCCATCAGACCGGTGAGGAAGACGTCGAGCGTACGGATCCCCCGACGCCGGACCGATGCCTCCATGCACTTCATGCGGATACCCATGTACGGAGCCGCCGTACCGTCGGTGTACGCCTGTGCGATCAGCCGGGCCGCGCGCGCCGCCGCCTCGTCCTCCTCGGCGTCCGGACGCCGGCCGTAGCCGTCCTCGAAGTCGACGCGCAGGTCCTCGATGGGCTCCCGCTCCAGCTTGGCCCGTACCCGGTCGTACACGGGCCCGGCGAGGTCGTCCGCGAGGCCGAGGACCGCGGCGAAGGAGGCGGCGTCGGGGGCGTGCTCGTCGAGGGCCGCGAGTGCCCGGTCGCCCCAGGAGCGGACGGTCTCGGCGGTGAACGCGTCCGCGGGGACGTACACGGTGTGGACGGGCTGCCGGGTGCCGGGGTCTCCGGGGTAGCGGCGCTCCAGTTCGGCGTCGACCGGGGCGAGGGAGGCGCTGATCTCCTCGCTGACGGCGCCCGCGAGGCTCGTCGCCACGTTCTCCTGCTGGCCCTTGCCCATCCCGCACCCTCCTGTTTTCCGCTTCACGGAATCAACAATCCGTAGAGCGAAGTTATCCGTGGCGCTTCCCGGTGGTCAACACCTGTCCGCACCCTGGTCCGTCGCCTTCTCTCCTGCCCCGTGCCTTCTTTCGCGCACCGCCCCGCACCCCTCATGCTGGCCGTGCGGGGAGGGGATCACATGTCGAACATCCGCCGGGTGACCCGGCGACTGGGCCTGCGGACCGCGGTGGCCGCCGCGCTGACCGTGCCCCTGCTCGGGTCGGCGTCCGCGTCCGCCGGCCGCGGCGACGGTGGCGGTGGCCGGCGACTGGACGTCATGACGTTCAACCTGCGCTTCGCGAGCACCGCCGAGCCGCACAGCTGGGCCGCGCGCCGTCCGGTGATGCGCGAGCTGCTGCGCCGGGCGGCTCCGGACGTCATCGGCACCCAGGAGGGCCTCTTCCCGCAGTTGCGCGACATCGCGTCCGACCTCGGACGGCGTTACGACTGGATCGGCACCGGCCGCGCGGGAGGCAGCCGTGACGAGTTCGCGGCGGTCTTCTACGACACCGAACGCCTCGCCCCGGCCGCGTACGACCACTTCTGGCTCTCCGACACACCCGAAGTGATCGCCTCGAACACCTGGGGCGGTTCCCACATCCGCATGGTCACCTGGGTCCGCTTCCGTGATCTGCACGCCGACGGGCGGGAGTTCTACGTCCTCAACACCCATCTGGACAGCGGGAGCCAGTACGCACGCGTGCGTGCCGCCGCGCTGATCGGGCAGCGGATCGCCGGTCTCGACCGCGCCCTGCCGCTCGTGGTGACCGGCGACTTCAACAGCGCCGCTCACAGGAACCCGGTCTACGGCGCGATGCTGGACGCCGGTCTCGTCGACACCTGGGACACCGCGGCCGAGCGCGGCGCCCCGTACGCCACCTTCCACGGCTACGGACCACTGCGGCCAGACGGCGACCGCATCGACTGGATCCTCGCCACGCCCGGCGTGCGCGCGGACCGGACGGAGGTCGACACCTTCTCCCTGAACGGGCGGTACCCGAGCGACCACCTGCCCGTGCGGGCGACACTGCGCCTGGGATGAACCGAGGCCCCCGTGACCGCGCGGGCGGTCACGGGGGCCTCGTACGGCCGGACTCGATCAGCCCTTGCGGGTCTTGATCTCGTCGGTGAGCTGGGGGACGACTTCGAAGAGGTCGCCGACGACGCCGTAGTCGACGAGGTCGAAGATCGGGGCTTCGGCGTCCTTGTTGATCGCGACGATCGTCTTCGACGTCTGCATGCCGGCGCGGTGCTGGATGGCCCCGGAGATACCGGAGGCGATGTACAGCTGCGGGGAGACGGACTTGCCGGTCTGGCCGACCTGGTTGGAGTGCGGGTACCAGCCGGCGTCCACCGCCGCGCGCGAGGCGCCCACGGCCGCGCCGAGGGAGTCGGCGAGGTTCTCGATGACCGAGAAGTTCTCGGCGCCGTTGACCCCACGGCCGCCGGAGACCACGATCGCGGCCTCGGTCAGCTCGGGACGGCCCGTCGCCTCACGCGGCGTACGCGCGGTGACCTTGGTACCGGTGGCCTTCTCAGAGAACGACACCGTGAGGGCCTCGACCGCGCCGGCGGCCGGGGCGGCCTCCACAGCGGCGCTGTTGGGCTTGACCGTGATCACCGGGGTGCCCCTGGAGACACGGGACTTGGTGGTGAAGGAGGCGGCGAACGCGGACTGCGTGGCGACCGGACCCCCGTCACCGGCCTCCAGATCGACCGCGTCGGTGATGATGCCCGAGCCGACACGGACGGCGAGGCGGGCCGCGATCTCCTTGCCCTCGGCGGAGGACGGAACGAGGACGGCGGCCGGGGACACGGCCTCGTACGCGGCCTGCAGCGCGTCCACCTTCGGCACGACCAGGTAGTCGGCGTACTCGGCGGCATCATGCGTGAGGACCTTCACCGCGCCGTGCTCGGCGAGCACCGCGGCGGTGTTCTCGGCACCGGAGCCGAGGGCGACGGCGACGGGCTCGCCGATACGGCGGGCCAGCGTCAGCAGTTCCAGAGTGGGCTTGCGGACGGCGCCGTCCACGTGGTCGACGTAGACGAGAACTTCAGCCATGGGACTTCTTCTCTCCTGCTAACAAAGATGAGGGACGGTCGGCGTGTCGGGGTTCAGCGGGCCTCGAACGGGCCTCAGATGAACTTCTGGCCCGCGAGGAACTCGGCGAGCTGCTTGCCGCCCTCGCCCTCGTCCTTGACGATCGTGCCGGCGGTACGCGCCGGGCGCTCGGTGGCGGAGTCCACCTTCGTCCAGGAACCCCCGAGACCGACCTCGTCCGCCTCGATCTCCAGGTCCTCCAGATCCCAGGACTCCACCGGCTTCTTCTTCGCGGCCATGATGCCCTTGAACGACGGGTAACGCGCCTCACCCGACTGGTCGGTCACCGACACCACCGCCGGCAGCGACGCCTCCAGCTGCTCGGAAGCGGCGTCACCGTCACGGCGGCCCCTGACCACCGCGTCCTCGACGGACACCTCGGACAGCAGCGTGACCTGCGGGACACCCAGACGCTCCGCGAGCAGCGCCGGCACGACACCGGCGGTGCCGTCGGTGGACGCCATACCGGAGATGACCAGGTCGTAACCGGCCTTCTCGATCGCCTTCGCCAGCACCAGCGACGTACCGATGACATCCGTGCCGTGCAGACCGTCGTCCTCGACATGGATCGCCTTGTCCGCGCCCATCGACAACGCCTTGCGCAGCGCGTCCTTCGCGTCCTCGGGACCCACGGTCAGCACGGTGACCTCCGCGTCGTCCGCCTCGCCGGCGATCTGCAGCGCCTGCTCCACCGCGTACTCGTCGAGCTCCGAGAGCAGACCGTCCACATCGTCACGGTCGACGGTCAGGTCATCGGCGAAGTGCCGGTCGCCAGTGGCGTCGGGCACATACTTCACAGTGACAACGATCCTCAAGCTCACGCCGGCTCTCCTACTGCATCGTCATTTCTGGGCTGCCTTCTTTCAGGCAGCATAGGCGCCTGAAGCGGCCGATCCCGGTCGGGGCGGCCCGCGCTCCGAACGAAATATTACTCGCCAGTACATCCAGTTCCTGCCCACTGAGCAAGCGCTTTGCACTGTGACCTTGGCAACGCTGTGTAACCGACGAGTAGGTTCGAAAAGGGGCCGGGTCAGTCGCGCAGACCGTTGAACCTGCCCTGGTGGTACAGGAGCGGGCGCCCGGCGCCCGAGGGGTCACCGAGGACGACCTCGGCCAGCACGATGCGGTGGTCCCCGGCCGGTACCCGAGCGACGATCCGGCACACGAGCCAGGCCAGCACGTCGTCGAGGACGGGAACGCGTTCGGGCCCCGCGCGCCACCGGGTGGGCGCGCCGAAGCGGTCCGCGCCGCTCCTGGCGAAGGTGGCGGCCAACTCCCGCTGGTGCTCGCCGAGTATGTGCACACCGACGTGGTCGGACTCGGAGATCGCGGGCCAGCTCGACGCGCCGGAGCCGACGCCGAAGGAGATGATCGGCGGTTCCGCCGAGACCGACGTGAGCGAGGTGGCGGTGAAACCGACCGGGCCCCCGCCGCCCTGGGCCGTGATCACGGCGACACCGGCGGCGTGCCGCCGGAAGACGGAGCGCAGCAGTTCGGGCGAGGCGAGCTGATAGGTGCCGAGACCGGGCGTGGCCGTCATGGAGTTGTCCTCACTGCGAGAGGTGTCGTGGGGGTCCCCCGCTCGGACGGCGCCGAGGGCGGGAGAGGGTCCGCGGGTGCTCAACAGACCGGACAGCACGCACTGGCGGTGCGGGCCAGGTCCACGTGGACACGCTCGAAGAGAAGGAGTTCCGGGGGCATACGGTCAGGCTGACGATAGGTGGCCCGTGCAGTCAAGTGCGGTCGGGCCTTTGGGAGCTGTCTCACCGTCGCCTCACGGGTGGACGGAGTCGGTCCGGGCCGGCCGGGTCCCGGCGATCCGCCGGGTCACACGGCCTCACCGAGCGCCGCGATCACATCCGCCTTGCGCGGCTGGCCGGTCGCGCGGCGCACGATCCGTCCTTCGGCGTCCAGCACGAGCACGGTCGGCGTCTTGAGGATGTCCAGTTCGCGGACGAGGTCGAGGTGGTCCTCGGCGTCGATCTCGACATGGGACACGCCGGGCACCAGTCCGGCGACCTCGGCGAGCACCCTCCGGGTGGCCCGGCAGGGGGCACAGAAGGCGCTGGAGAACTGGACGAGCGTGGCCCGTTCGCCGAGCCCCTCCCCCAACTCCGCCGCGCCGAGACGCTTTCCGCCGTCGCGTCCGCGCACTCTCACCCTCCCGCTCCGCCGCCGGTGCAGCAGTCCGTATCCGCTCGCCGCGGCGAGCACCAAGAGGCACACCACAAGTCCGCTCATCATGTGCACAAGCATTCATGAGACCGCAAAGATTCCCGGGGCCGCGGATCGCCCCGGCTGCGGAATGCTTGCTTCATGGACATCGATGTGAGGGGGCCGCGGCTCGGCGCGGCCGTGACGGCCGTCGTCCTGGCGGTCGTGCTGATCACCGGCAGCGCCTGGCTACTGGCCTGGCAGACACTGGCGTTCGCGCTGGGCGCGGCGGGAGGCGTGGCGCGCTCGCCGTACGGCATGCTGTTCAAGACCGCCGTACGTCCCCGGATCGGGCCGCCGACGGAGTTCGAGGCGCCGGAGCCACCGCGGTTCGCCCAGGCGGTCGGGCTGGCGTTCGCGGCGGTGGGGCTGATCGGTTACACGGTGGGGCCCGACTGGCTGGGGCTCGCGGCGACCGGTTGCGCGCTGGCGGCCGCGTTTCTGAATGCGGCGTTCGGGTACTGCCTGGGGTGCGAGATGTACCTGCTCGTACGCCGGGTTTCCGTACGCGTGCAGTAAAGGCGAGTTAAAAGACCGAGGTGGATCACGGGGACGACGTGACGAGGATCTCGCCGCCGCGTGGCACCAGGACTGGCCACTCGTCCGTTCTTCGGGCACGATCTGCGCAATGCCGTAAACCTACGGCTGCGTAACTTTCCCGCCGGGGGGACCCCTTCCCAGGCAGAGAGAAGGGTCCACCCCGTCCATGGCAGAGCTTGTCTACCGTCCCGTCGTCGGTCTCGCCCACACGTTGTTCAGGGCCTGGGACCTCAAGATCGACTGCAAGGGATCGGAGAACATTCCGCGCTCGGGCGGCGCCGTGCTGGTCAGCAATCACATCAGCTACCTGGACTTCATCTTCGACGGCCTGGCCGCCCTGCCGCAGAAGCGCCTGGTGCGTTTCATGGCGAAGGAGTCGGTGTTCCGGCACCGGATCTCCGGTCCGCTGATGCGGGGCATGAAGCACATCCCGGTGGACCGGAAGCAGGGGGAGACGGCCTATCAGCACGCGCTGGACTCGCTGCGCTCGGGCGAGATCGTCGGCGT
This window encodes:
- a CDS encoding endonuclease/exonuclease/phosphatase family protein encodes the protein MSNIRRVTRRLGLRTAVAAALTVPLLGSASASAGRGDGGGGRRLDVMTFNLRFASTAEPHSWAARRPVMRELLRRAAPDVIGTQEGLFPQLRDIASDLGRRYDWIGTGRAGGSRDEFAAVFYDTERLAPAAYDHFWLSDTPEVIASNTWGGSHIRMVTWVRFRDLHADGREFYVLNTHLDSGSQYARVRAAALIGQRIAGLDRALPLVVTGDFNSAAHRNPVYGAMLDAGLVDTWDTAAERGAPYATFHGYGPLRPDGDRIDWILATPGVRADRTEVDTFSLNGRYPSDHLPVRATLRLG
- a CDS encoding thioredoxin family protein, with translation MSGLVVCLLVLAAASGYGLLHRRRSGRVRVRGRDGGKRLGAAELGEGLGERATLVQFSSAFCAPCRATRRVLAEVAGLVPGVSHVEIDAEDHLDLVRELDILKTPTVLVLDAEGRIVRRATGQPRKADVIAALGEAV
- a CDS encoding electron transfer flavoprotein subunit alpha/FixB family protein codes for the protein MAEVLVYVDHVDGAVRKPTLELLTLARRIGEPVAVALGSGAENTAAVLAEHGAVKVLTHDAAEYADYLVVPKVDALQAAYEAVSPAAVLVPSSAEGKEIAARLAVRVGSGIITDAVDLEAGDGGPVATQSAFAASFTTKSRVSRGTPVITVKPNSAAVEAAPAAGAVEALTVSFSEKATGTKVTARTPREATGRPELTEAAIVVSGGRGVNGAENFSVIENLADSLGAAVGASRAAVDAGWYPHSNQVGQTGKSVSPQLYIASGISGAIQHRAGMQTSKTIVAINKDAEAPIFDLVDYGVVGDLFEVVPQLTDEIKTRKG
- a CDS encoding putative leader peptide, with product MPPELLLFERVHVDLARTASACCPVC
- a CDS encoding aldolase/citrate lyase family protein, translating into MGKGQQENVATSLAGAVSEEISASLAPVDAELERRYPGDPGTRQPVHTVYVPADAFTAETVRSWGDRALAALDEHAPDAASFAAVLGLADDLAGPVYDRVRAKLEREPIEDLRVDFEDGYGRRPDAEEDEAAARAARLIAQAYTDGTAAPYMGIRMKCMEASVRRRGIRTLDVFLTGLMDAGGLPDGLVLTLPKVTYAEQVTAMVRLLEEFEKARGLTPGRIGFEIQIETSQSILATDGTATVARMIQAAEGRATGLHYGTFDYSACLGVSAAHQASDHPAADHAKAIMQVAAAGTGVRVSDGSTNVLPVGPTEKVHDAWRLHYGLTRRALARAYYQGWDMHPGHIPTRYAAVFAFYREGFEQAAGRLARYANRTDGDVMDEPATAKALSGYLLRGLDCGALNIAEVARLAGLTRADLEGFAAPRRGDLTASAK
- a CDS encoding DUF4395 domain-containing protein, with translation MDIDVRGPRLGAAVTAVVLAVVLITGSAWLLAWQTLAFALGAAGGVARSPYGMLFKTAVRPRIGPPTEFEAPEPPRFAQAVGLAFAAVGLIGYTVGPDWLGLAATGCALAAAFLNAAFGYCLGCEMYLLVRRVSVRVQ
- a CDS encoding electron transfer flavoprotein subunit beta/FixA family protein, whose product is MSLRIVVTVKYVPDATGDRHFADDLTVDRDDVDGLLSELDEYAVEQALQIAGEADDAEVTVLTVGPEDAKDALRKALSMGADKAIHVEDDGLHGTDVIGTSLVLAKAIEKAGYDLVISGMASTDGTAGVVPALLAERLGVPQVTLLSEVSVEDAVVRGRRDGDAASEQLEASLPAVVSVTDQSGEARYPSFKGIMAAKKKPVESWDLEDLEIEADEVGLGGSWTKVDSATERPARTAGTIVKDEGEGGKQLAEFLAGQKFI
- a CDS encoding flavin reductase family protein, translated to MTATPGLGTYQLASPELLRSVFRRHAAGVAVITAQGGGGPVGFTATSLTSVSAEPPIISFGVGSGASSWPAISESDHVGVHILGEHQRELAATFARSGADRFGAPTRWRAGPERVPVLDDVLAWLVCRIVARVPAGDHRIVLAEVVLGDPSGAGRPLLYHQGRFNGLRD